From Labeo rohita strain BAU-BD-2019 chromosome 18, IGBB_LRoh.1.0, whole genome shotgun sequence, the proteins below share one genomic window:
- the bcl9l gene encoding B-cell CLL/lymphoma 9-like protein isoform X4, producing the protein MHSENKLSNHGKQVTSGAQSQLPNVNQAQQQGPAGNQGSKGSGSGNHGVKSNQISPGNTGLKSLNQSGGGVGGIMKTKAKRERSVSMDTGDQRESLTPVLEPDVKEGVMRSKRRCVLERKQPYSGDEWCSGAETEEEDEKPLSATHREHVICPSQGHSGSSATGHVSDPGGAALGSGHGPGIRTDLHPRPPQQVVYVFTTSLANSAAEAVMHGHTDSILLYHQQNVPRTKLEQSSGVGKLSNLTEQISSSHSPPIGTPKSQSGTPRPASVGGGMGGHLPGTSTPSSTGHPDSEPAQTHRGGGTSNSNSRSAVHSLGQGSSGPQSVGVSGPEGVDRPSTIPHHGAGVSPSSSPSALSAHRQSEMGQRVGPGNTDCLSKEQLEHRERSLQTLRDIERLLLRSGAGAGHEEPRGPNGNPNGTNVNNNNSNDGGRGLEDGENGVGNTGNCHSNNAGMPGMPPVGGMKKYEEPLQSIISQTQNLVGPGLDDPLMGPHHSMPPHSHHLSSPSGLDMGPLLGPEGVTPEQLAWRKLQEEYYQEKRRQHEMNPHQHPQHFRMMPEMGMPGGPPMLMRGPPPPYHSKPGDQQWGPGPGPMLGGGMGGNSRIKDMHQEGPRGPRFLGQMRGPSGAGGYPESPGGVLSMEGLGPQRPTRPGMGWLDDMPPNMGGGGPFHGCYPPGGPGGPPQPFQGDLDRPMTREEMFRRLHRLDLQQMSRQQQQAGLGGPRMIDNTGGPGFPNPGMGGGPPSRGDPMDFPGSRTIMGSPIGGVGSDGGPTMRDIVDSPLGGNLNMNMGMNMNPQGQQLLAQKLRGGPGIAGPLGEMLSPEDISRIRASQNGRGGANKGMIPGPDGPLQFPNQSSFPGSQGDGSYMQQPGSDMFGADQPGPPHMSNTSRLSHIPMNTGSRGTDLGARHPPDLPISVNPMGSPAIPPSHQLKSPSLSQEPSPLMPSPSAAGLKSPSQLPQSGPPHPPLPAASGAGTPSSTSIKSPQVMGPSLGLRSPSGSPGHLKSPTMPVASPGWNASPKTMPSPGGPPSVKVAGNGSSSTDTGMSLPPRSSNSTPISQPSNSINPSMPFTSSPDAPPSQNPLSLIMSQMSKYAMPSSTPLYHDAIKTIATSDDEMLPDRPLLPGINMSGNMGNHQSTQMLLSSQGSMGPHSGPQSPMGMVLQGGPQLSHDPSGPMLPSPNPMGMPGMTSAIMGGGGGPPDGIGPCNVSPMHPQNQMGGFPRIQGPLHSPIGGMGQQYPQRPEEVLPPQQMHLLSKGMSHQRPPHQPDSFPSMPMGDGPDLSEVIRPTHTGIPEFDLSRIIPADKPSSTLQYFPKSEAMSQPQQNPHQGQMPPQASSAQLLKQLSSSGPPHSSVPSSNPHIANLQNMMAEQQLPLHPSHSHCGMRPGMGMPQIGSRGMGSGGGMGPICHPGHMMGRTGMSPQQQLQHQHHHQQQQAMMANNLLQHPSHPNRGMLSPQQHPHNLMAQQNLMMMQAKQRGMALPGEHFGQQGALMSPQGPMMGPPHSQSGMMGPQSLRQRSMSLDSPLGYGPGSMANMPF; encoded by the exons AGGGCGTGATGCGCAGCAAACGTCGGTGTGTGCTGGAGAGAAAGCAGCCGTACAGTGGTGATGAATGGTGCTCGGGGGCCGAAACTGAGGAAGAGGATGAGAAACCCCTTTCTGCCACACACC GTGAACATGTGATTTGTCCTAGTCAGGGCCACTCTGGTTCATCTGCCACGGGCCATGTTAGTGATCCAGGAGGTGCAGCATTAGGTTCTGGCCATGGACCTGGTATTCGCACAGATCTGCATCCTCGGCCCCCTCAGCAAGTAGTGTATGTCTTCACCACCAGCCTAGCTAACAG TGCTGCAGAGGCCGTGATGCATGGCCACACAGACTCCATCCTCTTGTATCACCAGCAGAATGTTCCTCGTACCAAGTTGGAACAG TCTTCTGGCGTTGGAAAACTCTCCAATCTAACCGAGCAAATCAGCTCCAGTCATAGTCCGCCCATTGGCACACCCAAATCCCAAAGTGGTACGCCCCGGCCAGCTTCTGTTGGTGGAGGTATGGGAGGACACCTTCCTGGCACCAGTACTCCTTCTTCCACAGGCCATCCAGATAGTGAGCCAGCCCAAACCCACCGAGGAGGAGGAACATCAAACAGCAACAGCCGATCTGCAGTTCATTCACTGGGTCAAGGAAGTTCAGGCCCACAGTCTGTAGGGGTTTCAGGACCAGAAGGAGTGGACAGGCCAAGTACAATTCCTCACCATGGTGCAGGTGTGTCTCCTTCCTCCAGTCCCTCTGCATTATCTGCACACCGTCAGAGTGAAATGGGCCAGCGTGTAGGGCCAGGAAACACAGATTGCCTCTCTAAGGAGCAGCTGGAACATCGTGAACGCTCTTTACAAACTCTTCGAGACATTGAGAGGTTGCTTCTGCGTAGTGGAGCAGGTGCTGGCCATGAGGAACCAAGAGGTCCTAATGGCAATCCTAATGGCACTAAcgttaacaacaataatagtaatgatgGAGGTAGAGGTTTGGAAGATGGTGAGAATGGTGTGGGGAATACTGGTAATTGCCACAGCAACAATGCTGGTATGCCTGGTATGCCCCCTGTTGGTGGAATGAAAAAGTATGAGGAGCCCTTACAGTCCATCATCTCACAGACACAGAATCTTGTGGGGCCTGGACTGGACGACCCGCTGATGGGCCCACACCACAGTATGCCACCACATTCCCACCACCTCTCCTCACCCTCAGGGTTAGACATGGGGCCCCTTCTGGGACCTGAAGGTGTAACACCAGAGCAGCTGGCTTGGAGGAAGCTGCAAGAAGAGTACTACCAGGAGAAAAGGCGGCAACACGAGATGAACCCACACCAACATCCCCAGCATTTCCGCATGATGCCAGAGATGGGCATGCCTGGGGGGCCTCCAATGCTGATGAGGGGCCCCCCACCACCATATCATAGTAAACCTGGTGATCAACAGTGGGGGCCAGGACCAGGGCCAATGTTAGGGGGAGGAATGGGAGGGAATTCACGAATAAAGGACATGCATCAGGAAGGTCCTCGAGGGCCAAGGTTTCTTGGGCAGATGCGAGGTCCTTCAGGGGCTGGGGGTTACCCAGAAAGTCCTGGTGGAGTTCTAAGTATGGAAGGATTGGGGCCTCAGAGACCTACAAGGCCAGGCATGGGTTGGTTAGATGATATGCCTCCAAACATGGGTGGTGGAGGCCCATTTCATGGGTGCTATCCTCCAGGGGGGCCTGGGGGACCTCCCCAGCCCTTTCAGGGTGATTTGGATCGTCCCATGACAAGGGAAGAGATGTTCCGCAGACTCCATAGATTGGACTTGCAACAAATGTCCAGACAGCAGCAGCAGGCAGGGCTAGGAGGACCTAGGATGATAGATAACACTGGGGGACCAGGCTTCCCCAATCCTGGAATGGGAGGAGGCCCGCCCTCCCGTGGCGATCCAATGGACTTTCCTGGTTCTCGGACTATAATGGGCTCTCCTATTGGTGGAGTAGGCAGTGATGGTGGTCCCACAATGAGAGACATAGTTGACTCTCCTTTGGGCGGTAACCTCAATATGAATATGGGCATGAATATGAATCCACAGGGGCAGCAGTTGTTGGCTCAGAAGCTGAGGGGAGGTCCTGGAATTGCCGGACCACTTGGGGAGATGTTAAGCCCTGAGGACATCTCCCGCATTAGGGCTTCACAGAATGGCCGGGGAGGTGCTAACAAAGGAATGATCCCTGGCCCAGATGGACCTCTTCAGTTCCCCAACCAGAGCTCCTTTCCTGGTAGTCAAGGTGATGGCTCATATATGCAGCAGCCAGGCTCTGATATGTTTGGAGCAGACCAGCCAGGTCCTCCCCACATGAGCAACACCTCAAGACTTAGTCACATTCCCATGAACACTGGCTCAAGGGGTACAGACCTTGGTGCTCGACACCCTCCTGACCTGCCCATTAGTGTTAACCCAATGGGTTCCCCAGCGATACCCCCATCTCACCAGCTCAAATCACCCTCTCTTAGTCAGGAGCCATCACCCCTCATGCCTTCACCCTCTGCAGCAGGCCTGAAATCACCCAGCCAACTACCACAGAGTGGTCCACCTCACCCTCCTCTACCAGCAGCCTCTGGGGCTGGAACACCCTCTTCCACCTCTATCAAGTCCCCCCAGGTAATGGGCCCTTCTCTTGGTCTTCGCTCACCATCTGGCTCCCCTGGACACCTTAAATCTCCAACCATGCCCGTTGCTTCACCTGGCTGGAATGCCTCACCCAAGACAATGCCTAGCCCTGGAGGCCCTCCTAGTGTCAAGGTCGCAGGGAATGGGAGCAGCTCCACTGATACAG gtATGTCCCTGCCACCTAGGAGTTCCAACTCAACACCGATCAGTCAGCCTTCTAACTCTATCAATCCTAGCATGCCTTTCACATCCTCACCAGATGCCCCTCCATCCCAGAATCCTTTATCCCTTATAATGTCTCAGATGTCAAAATATGCCATGCCTAGCTCCACTCCGTTGTACCATGATGCCATCAAGACAATCGCCACATCAGATGATGAGATGCTACCCGACAGACCCCTCCTACCTGGAATCAACATGTCAG gCAACATGGGAAATCACCAGTCCACACAGATGCTCCTCAGCTCGCAGGGTTCAATGGGACCTCACAGCGGTCCGCAAAGTCCAATGGGAATGGTTCTCCAAGGAGGTCCACAGCTATCCCATGATCCTTCTGGACCTATGCTCCCATCCCCTAACCCTATGGGAATGCCAGGAATGACCTCAGCAATAATGGGAGGTGGAGGGGGACCACCAGATGGAATAGGGCCCTGTAATGTTTCCCCAATGCATCCCCAAAACCAGATGGGTGGATTTCCTCGCATACAGGGACCTCTTCACTCCCCTATTGGTGGAATGGGGCAACAGTACCCCCAGCGCCCTGAAGAGGTCTTACCACCCCAGCAGATGCACCTTCTAAGCAAAGGCATGTCTCACCAGCGGCCTCCTCACCAACCAGACTCTTTTCCATCCATGCCCATGGGTGATGGTCCAGACCTGAGTGAGGTCATCAGGCCTACACATACAGGCATTCCTGAGTTCGATCTTTCCCGTATCATTCCTGCGGACAAGCCCAGCAGCACCCTGCAGTACTTCCCCAAAAGTGAAGCCATGTCCCAGCCACAGCAAAATCCTCACCAGGGCCAGATGCCTCCACAGGCTTCTTCCGCTCAACTTCTCAAACAGCTCTCCTCATCTGGACCTCCCCATAGCAGCGTCCCCTCCTCCAACCCCCATATCGCTAACCTACAGAACATGATGGCTGAGCAACAGCTGCCCCTACACCCCTCACACTCACATTGTGGGATGCGTCCAGGTATGGGCATGCCTCAGATTGGCTCCAGGGGCATGGGATCAGGAGGTGGAATGGGGCCTATATGCCACCCAGGACACATGATGGGCAGGACAGGCATGTCTCCACAACAACAGCTCCAGCACCAACATCACCATCAGCAGCAGCAGGCCATGATGGCCAATAATCTCTTACAACACCCATCCCACCCCAACCGTGGCATGCTGTCTCCACAGCAGCACCCTCATAATCTTATGGCTCAGCAGAATCTAATGATGATGCAGGCTAAGCAGCGGGGCATGGCTCTTCCTGGGGAGCACTTTGGCCAGCAGGGCGCCCTCATGTCCCCACAGGGGCCTATGATGGGACCTCCACATTCACAGTCGGGCATGATGGGCCCCCAGAGTCTCAGACAACGGAGCATGTCACTGGACAGCCCATTGGGCTACGGGCCTGGAAGTATGGCCAACATGCCCTTTTAA
- the bcl9l gene encoding B-cell CLL/lymphoma 9-like protein isoform X3: protein MHSENKLSNHGKQVTSGAQSQLPNVNQAQQQGPAGNQGSKGSGSGNHGVKSNQISPGNTGLKSLNQSGGGVGGIMKTKAKRERSVSMDTGDQRESLTPVLEPDVKEGVMRSKRRCVLERKQPYSGDEWCSGAETEEEDEKPLSATHREHVICPSQGHSGSSATGHVSDPGGAALGSGHGPGIRTDLHPRPPQQVVYVFTTSLANSAAEAVMHGHTDSILLYHQQNVPRTKLEQSSGVGKLSNLTEQISSSHSPPIGTPKSQSGTPRPASVGGGMGGHLPGTSTPSSTGHPDSEPAQTHRGGGTSNSNSRSAVHSLGQGSSGPQSVGVSGPEGVDRPSTIPHHGAGVSPSSSPSALSAHRQSEMGQRVGPGNTDCLSKEQLEHRERSLQTLRDIERLLLRSGAGAGHEEPRGPNGNPNGTNVNNNNSNDGGRGLEDGENGVGNTGNCHSNNAGMPGMPPVGGMKKYEEPLQSIISQTQNLVGPGLDDPLMGPHHSMPPHSHHLSSPSGLDMGPLLGPEGVTPEQLAWRKLQEEYYQEKRRQHEMNPHQHPQHFRMMPEMGMPGGPPMLMRGPPPPYHSKPGDQQWGPGPGPMLGGGMGGNSRIKDMHQEGPRGPRFLGQMRGPSGAGGYPESPGGVLSMEGLGPQRPTRPGMGWLDDMPPNMGGGGPFHGCYPPGGPGGPPQPFQGDLDRPMTREEMFRRLHRLDLQQMSRQQQQAGLGGPRMIDNTGGPGFPNPGMGGGPPSRGDPMDFPGSRTIMGSPIGGVGSDGGPTMRDIVDSPLGGNLNMNMGMNMNPQGQQLLAQKLRGGPGIAGPLGEMLSPEDISRIRASQNGRGGANKGMIPGPDGPLQFPNQSSFPGSQGDGSYMQQPGSDMFGADQPGPPHMSNTSRLSHIPMNTGSRGTDLGARHPPDLPISVNPMGSPAIPPSHQLKSPSLSQEPSPLMPSPSAAGLKSPSQLPQSGPPHPPLPAASGAGTPSSTSIKSPQVMGPSLGLRSPSGSPGHLKSPTMPVASPGWNASPKTMPSPGGPPSVKVAGNGSSSTDTGMSLPPRSSNSTPISQPSNSINPSMPFTSSPDAPPSQNPLSLIMSQMSKYAMPSSTPLYHDAIKTIATSDDEMLPDRPLLPGINMSVGNMGNHQSTQMLLSSQGSMGPHSGPQSPMGMVLQGGPQLSHDPSGPMLPSPNPMGMPGMTSAIMGGGGGPPDGIGPCNVSPMHPQNQMGGFPRIQGPLHSPIGGMGQQYPQRPEEVLPPQQMHLLSKGMSHQRPPHQPDSFPSMPMGDGPDLSEVIRPTHTGIPEFDLSRIIPADKPSSTLQYFPKSEAMSQPQQNPHQGQMPPQASSAQLLKQLSSSGPPHSSVPSSNPHIANLQNMMAEQQLPLHPSHSHCGMRPGMGMPQIGSRGMGSGGGMGPICHPGHMMGRTGMSPQQQLQHQHHHQQQQAMMANNLLQHPSHPNRGMLSPQQHPHNLMAQQNLMMMQAKQRGMALPGEHFGQQGALMSPQGPMMGPPHSQSGMMGPQSLRQRSMSLDSPLGYGPGSMANMPF from the exons AGGGCGTGATGCGCAGCAAACGTCGGTGTGTGCTGGAGAGAAAGCAGCCGTACAGTGGTGATGAATGGTGCTCGGGGGCCGAAACTGAGGAAGAGGATGAGAAACCCCTTTCTGCCACACACC GTGAACATGTGATTTGTCCTAGTCAGGGCCACTCTGGTTCATCTGCCACGGGCCATGTTAGTGATCCAGGAGGTGCAGCATTAGGTTCTGGCCATGGACCTGGTATTCGCACAGATCTGCATCCTCGGCCCCCTCAGCAAGTAGTGTATGTCTTCACCACCAGCCTAGCTAACAG TGCTGCAGAGGCCGTGATGCATGGCCACACAGACTCCATCCTCTTGTATCACCAGCAGAATGTTCCTCGTACCAAGTTGGAACAG TCTTCTGGCGTTGGAAAACTCTCCAATCTAACCGAGCAAATCAGCTCCAGTCATAGTCCGCCCATTGGCACACCCAAATCCCAAAGTGGTACGCCCCGGCCAGCTTCTGTTGGTGGAGGTATGGGAGGACACCTTCCTGGCACCAGTACTCCTTCTTCCACAGGCCATCCAGATAGTGAGCCAGCCCAAACCCACCGAGGAGGAGGAACATCAAACAGCAACAGCCGATCTGCAGTTCATTCACTGGGTCAAGGAAGTTCAGGCCCACAGTCTGTAGGGGTTTCAGGACCAGAAGGAGTGGACAGGCCAAGTACAATTCCTCACCATGGTGCAGGTGTGTCTCCTTCCTCCAGTCCCTCTGCATTATCTGCACACCGTCAGAGTGAAATGGGCCAGCGTGTAGGGCCAGGAAACACAGATTGCCTCTCTAAGGAGCAGCTGGAACATCGTGAACGCTCTTTACAAACTCTTCGAGACATTGAGAGGTTGCTTCTGCGTAGTGGAGCAGGTGCTGGCCATGAGGAACCAAGAGGTCCTAATGGCAATCCTAATGGCACTAAcgttaacaacaataatagtaatgatgGAGGTAGAGGTTTGGAAGATGGTGAGAATGGTGTGGGGAATACTGGTAATTGCCACAGCAACAATGCTGGTATGCCTGGTATGCCCCCTGTTGGTGGAATGAAAAAGTATGAGGAGCCCTTACAGTCCATCATCTCACAGACACAGAATCTTGTGGGGCCTGGACTGGACGACCCGCTGATGGGCCCACACCACAGTATGCCACCACATTCCCACCACCTCTCCTCACCCTCAGGGTTAGACATGGGGCCCCTTCTGGGACCTGAAGGTGTAACACCAGAGCAGCTGGCTTGGAGGAAGCTGCAAGAAGAGTACTACCAGGAGAAAAGGCGGCAACACGAGATGAACCCACACCAACATCCCCAGCATTTCCGCATGATGCCAGAGATGGGCATGCCTGGGGGGCCTCCAATGCTGATGAGGGGCCCCCCACCACCATATCATAGTAAACCTGGTGATCAACAGTGGGGGCCAGGACCAGGGCCAATGTTAGGGGGAGGAATGGGAGGGAATTCACGAATAAAGGACATGCATCAGGAAGGTCCTCGAGGGCCAAGGTTTCTTGGGCAGATGCGAGGTCCTTCAGGGGCTGGGGGTTACCCAGAAAGTCCTGGTGGAGTTCTAAGTATGGAAGGATTGGGGCCTCAGAGACCTACAAGGCCAGGCATGGGTTGGTTAGATGATATGCCTCCAAACATGGGTGGTGGAGGCCCATTTCATGGGTGCTATCCTCCAGGGGGGCCTGGGGGACCTCCCCAGCCCTTTCAGGGTGATTTGGATCGTCCCATGACAAGGGAAGAGATGTTCCGCAGACTCCATAGATTGGACTTGCAACAAATGTCCAGACAGCAGCAGCAGGCAGGGCTAGGAGGACCTAGGATGATAGATAACACTGGGGGACCAGGCTTCCCCAATCCTGGAATGGGAGGAGGCCCGCCCTCCCGTGGCGATCCAATGGACTTTCCTGGTTCTCGGACTATAATGGGCTCTCCTATTGGTGGAGTAGGCAGTGATGGTGGTCCCACAATGAGAGACATAGTTGACTCTCCTTTGGGCGGTAACCTCAATATGAATATGGGCATGAATATGAATCCACAGGGGCAGCAGTTGTTGGCTCAGAAGCTGAGGGGAGGTCCTGGAATTGCCGGACCACTTGGGGAGATGTTAAGCCCTGAGGACATCTCCCGCATTAGGGCTTCACAGAATGGCCGGGGAGGTGCTAACAAAGGAATGATCCCTGGCCCAGATGGACCTCTTCAGTTCCCCAACCAGAGCTCCTTTCCTGGTAGTCAAGGTGATGGCTCATATATGCAGCAGCCAGGCTCTGATATGTTTGGAGCAGACCAGCCAGGTCCTCCCCACATGAGCAACACCTCAAGACTTAGTCACATTCCCATGAACACTGGCTCAAGGGGTACAGACCTTGGTGCTCGACACCCTCCTGACCTGCCCATTAGTGTTAACCCAATGGGTTCCCCAGCGATACCCCCATCTCACCAGCTCAAATCACCCTCTCTTAGTCAGGAGCCATCACCCCTCATGCCTTCACCCTCTGCAGCAGGCCTGAAATCACCCAGCCAACTACCACAGAGTGGTCCACCTCACCCTCCTCTACCAGCAGCCTCTGGGGCTGGAACACCCTCTTCCACCTCTATCAAGTCCCCCCAGGTAATGGGCCCTTCTCTTGGTCTTCGCTCACCATCTGGCTCCCCTGGACACCTTAAATCTCCAACCATGCCCGTTGCTTCACCTGGCTGGAATGCCTCACCCAAGACAATGCCTAGCCCTGGAGGCCCTCCTAGTGTCAAGGTCGCAGGGAATGGGAGCAGCTCCACTGATACAG gtATGTCCCTGCCACCTAGGAGTTCCAACTCAACACCGATCAGTCAGCCTTCTAACTCTATCAATCCTAGCATGCCTTTCACATCCTCACCAGATGCCCCTCCATCCCAGAATCCTTTATCCCTTATAATGTCTCAGATGTCAAAATATGCCATGCCTAGCTCCACTCCGTTGTACCATGATGCCATCAAGACAATCGCCACATCAGATGATGAGATGCTACCCGACAGACCCCTCCTACCTGGAATCAACATGTCAG taggCAACATGGGAAATCACCAGTCCACACAGATGCTCCTCAGCTCGCAGGGTTCAATGGGACCTCACAGCGGTCCGCAAAGTCCAATGGGAATGGTTCTCCAAGGAGGTCCACAGCTATCCCATGATCCTTCTGGACCTATGCTCCCATCCCCTAACCCTATGGGAATGCCAGGAATGACCTCAGCAATAATGGGAGGTGGAGGGGGACCACCAGATGGAATAGGGCCCTGTAATGTTTCCCCAATGCATCCCCAAAACCAGATGGGTGGATTTCCTCGCATACAGGGACCTCTTCACTCCCCTATTGGTGGAATGGGGCAACAGTACCCCCAGCGCCCTGAAGAGGTCTTACCACCCCAGCAGATGCACCTTCTAAGCAAAGGCATGTCTCACCAGCGGCCTCCTCACCAACCAGACTCTTTTCCATCCATGCCCATGGGTGATGGTCCAGACCTGAGTGAGGTCATCAGGCCTACACATACAGGCATTCCTGAGTTCGATCTTTCCCGTATCATTCCTGCGGACAAGCCCAGCAGCACCCTGCAGTACTTCCCCAAAAGTGAAGCCATGTCCCAGCCACAGCAAAATCCTCACCAGGGCCAGATGCCTCCACAGGCTTCTTCCGCTCAACTTCTCAAACAGCTCTCCTCATCTGGACCTCCCCATAGCAGCGTCCCCTCCTCCAACCCCCATATCGCTAACCTACAGAACATGATGGCTGAGCAACAGCTGCCCCTACACCCCTCACACTCACATTGTGGGATGCGTCCAGGTATGGGCATGCCTCAGATTGGCTCCAGGGGCATGGGATCAGGAGGTGGAATGGGGCCTATATGCCACCCAGGACACATGATGGGCAGGACAGGCATGTCTCCACAACAACAGCTCCAGCACCAACATCACCATCAGCAGCAGCAGGCCATGATGGCCAATAATCTCTTACAACACCCATCCCACCCCAACCGTGGCATGCTGTCTCCACAGCAGCACCCTCATAATCTTATGGCTCAGCAGAATCTAATGATGATGCAGGCTAAGCAGCGGGGCATGGCTCTTCCTGGGGAGCACTTTGGCCAGCAGGGCGCCCTCATGTCCCCACAGGGGCCTATGATGGGACCTCCACATTCACAGTCGGGCATGATGGGCCCCCAGAGTCTCAGACAACGGAGCATGTCACTGGACAGCCCATTGGGCTACGGGCCTGGAAGTATGGCCAACATGCCCTTTTAA